AGAGAAAGCAAGAGTTAAAGGAGGACACTGAGAGGGTCCCCACTTACCCATTTAGGTGCTGCCATGGAAGAGAGTGCCAGGGAATGTCTCCATAAGAAGGGCTCCAAAGCAACAGGAAGCcatggtggggaggtgggggtctTATAGGAATCCCAGCTTCCCTCCTAGAAGCAAAGtcttccctgcccctgcctcagtttccttgtctgccCACATCACGCTAACCCTTAGAGCTTAGAAGAGAGAGTTGTGTGAGCTCTGCACACATTCCTCTGTGTATTTGGCTGTTTCTCCCTAGCTAGGCTGGGAGCCTGAGGCTAGGGGCTTGGTACCACTGGCACCAGGGTTTCCAGCCTTGGGTAGCTCAGGAGACGGCTCAGGAAGGGTACCAGGAGGTGTTTGCTCAAGTGAGGACATGCAGGGCTCACTTGAGCAAAGCTCCCTCATGAGTCAGACCCTGTTTCTACCTGAAGGGCCTCCAGGACTAGGAGGGGGAGGTGCTACAGACACAGATGGTCACAGCTTGAGGTGATCAGGGCTGTGGCAAACGGGGATGTGGGGCCTGGGGCAGCTCAGAGGAGGAAAATACTGATGTTGTTGGGGTAGAGAGTCAAGGAGGGCTTTACAGAGGAGGTGGCCTGTGAACCGTGTGTTAAAGATGACCTACAGCTTATTGGTAGAAGAGGAAGAGGACATTggtggcagagggaacagtgtgTAGCAGCTGCATAGGCCTGGAGGTGGGAGTGAGCCTGCTGTTTTCAAGAAGAGTCCCTCACTCCACCTGAGAAGGACTCATCAAGATGAGGGGGTACAGCTGGGATTGGGGGTGATTCGAAGTTTTCCAGGTGGACAAGGTGGGTGTGGGGTCGAAGAGGGAGCTGCTCCAAGCCAAAGGCACAGCAGGtgtgaggctgaggaggaaatGAACTGGCATGCCTTCAGAATGGATACTGGTGGGGGAGGAAGAGTTAAGTGGGGAACCTGGTGGTCGCTCAAGTACCTGAAAACCCAGGCTGAGGGGTGGACCCTCTCCTGAAGGCAGGGGAGCCATGGAAGATTGTGGAGCAGGGAGGGCAGGGTCTGAgccatttatctttccttttgaCTGATGCTGCTGTTAAGGATCTGGCCCTGGTCTCTGGGACCAGATGACACTGATAACCCAGAAGGTATTTCAGAAACAAATCAGACGcaacacatgccacacacacagcCCACAATAAGCACAGCAGACACGAATGCGTCACACCatgacacatacacaccacacatcacataccacacacacactcccccatACCCCTGACATACCACCTATGGAACACAAATCACACACAGAGCACACAATATGcacaacacacacaaatgcatCACACGAGTGCACAATTACTACGTGTACATGTAGTGTGTATGCCACATACTACACGTCAGGTACCACACACACTCTCCCTCTCAACATATCAGACATGCAATACataccacacacaacacacaatacacacaacacatctggcatgccacacacaccacatgcaagcaaaacacagatacacagaacacacaccacaccaaacacacaaaacaaacacataccACATATATCACACACAGTATGTCTACACATGCACGCACCACACAAACATACCAtgaacacaccacacaccccataCAACCACACCCCCCACATGTATACTACGCActcacacacagcacacataccTGCACACATCACGCATGTGCACACACTACACAAACGCACCACATAAAACACAGCGActatgcaccaatcagtgctgtTCATAGAGATTCATCTGCTTTCAACACTGGAGCCAGATCTTGCAGGCTGTTTTGCCTCCCTGGTGAAGTGCAGTTCAGCAGTTTAGCAGACAGTGAGCATCACAAGACCAGGCATCAGAAACTGGGGGAACAACAAGACGTTGGGGACCAAGTGCAGGAGAGAAGAGGCTTCAGGGTGATGGAACCGCTTATAAGAAGCCGCAGCAGTGGGAGGGCTGGGTGCAAGGATGCAGGTTACTAAAAGGGGCCATGGCAGCAGCCCCTTGTGAAGAACCAAGGGGCCCGGGCAGATAAGGCCCTGGCTGCCCCTAGAGGAGCTGGGCAGCGGTCCCAGTGAGAGAGCAGGGAAGAGCCCACGTCTGAATCAGGGACACGTGGGtcccaggcccagctctgccGCCGAAACAGCTTTCCAGCCTCAGCTTCACACGAGGATCAAAAGTCTCCATATCTCATGGAGCCTCTTTCCCTGGAtttggggaagaggaggggatgGTTGCAGACATGGGACGGAAGCAGATGCAAAGACCATGATGTGGGTGAGTGCCTGCCAGAAACACCTGTGCGGAGCAGAGTGatggagggagcagggaggcGGCCGCGTCTTATCAGGCCTCCCGGGCCATTGgaagggcttagaattttattctcCAGAATGGGGACCTCCTGGAGTCTTcggagcagaggagtgacatgaacTGACTTAGGTTTACCTAGCctccctctgcctgctgggtggAGAATGGAGCGAGAGGAACAGTGACAGGCGGGTGCAGGGATTGCCCCAGGAGTCAGGTGGGAGTGAAGCGGGGGGCTTGGAGGCAGCAGAGGTGGTGACGTGGGGTTGGGTTTTGAAGATTTTCTGCAGCTCAAGCCAGTAGGATTACTTGAGGAACACAATGTGGGAGAGAAAGAGCGTGGTCAAGGACAACACCAATGTGTTCAGCTAGACTGGCAGAAACGAGCCGCCACGGGTGTAAGTAGGGgagatgggagtggggagagaagggtgggagaagggagcagGAGCCATGATTTTGATTTTGTCATCTGTGAAGTATGCAAATGAGCAGCCCTCCAGGGTGGCATCGGTTCTGCAGGTCGCATGTGTTGGTGGAAGCTGGGGGCTCAGTCTAAGAGTCCCTGCATCATGGGACCGATCCCCCCTGCTCTGTGATGGCCGTGAGGGGAGGCCAGGGGCTGTGGTTTCACACTAGAGCCTTGAGGGCCTCGGGGCCAAGGTAGCCGAGGATGGTCTTCAGTACCTGTCTCCCTCCTGCTCCCAACCCCGACCCTGAGGGTCCAGAGTCCCTGGGTTCCCAGCCTACCTCTGCCACTCACAAGCTGTGTGGCATGGGCAGCTACTGAGCAATCCTGCCTCTGTTTCCCTTGTTGCAAATGAGGGTGTTGATTGTGATCACACCACCTACTGCTGGGGTGCTGTGGGGAAATGAGGCATCCCAGATAAGCTGTGTTCCCTGGAACCTTAGATGGGTGGATCTGTGGGAAGCAATGAGGTCAGCCAGGTGCAGAGGCAGTGCTCAGCGGCAGTGCTCAGCCCACCCTGGCCCTTCGCATCTTGTTTGGAACATAGGGCTTTGCAACTGAAAGGTATGAGAAAGGTCTCAGGCTGCCTTCCTTATTATTGAAATGAGGACCTTAAAGCTCAGATGGGGAAGCAGAGATGGGATGAGGATAAGGAAGAGCTTCCATTGCTCTCACAGCTAAAGCAAGGAACGGCCGTTCCCCCAGGGCTGTGAGAGGACGTCCCTGCGGGTGTTCAAGCAGAAACAGGGAACAATGGGGGTGGGATTTCGACTCCCAAGTCCCTTCTGAATCCTTGGTTAAGGGAATCTGTGGCCAGGTCACCTGGAGTGTGACTCAAGAGTGTGATCACCTTCCCTAGCCCAGGACGTGGAGGGACAGACATGGTGGGTTCCTGGCTTACACACACCCTGGGATTCCTCTCCCCAGATTTTCTGACCTGTCATCGGGGGACCACCATTATGACACACGGAAACTTGGCTCAAGAACCCACTGATTGGACCACATCGAATACCGAGATGTGCGAGGTGGGGCAGGTGTGTCAGGAGACGCTGCTGCTCCTAGATGTAGGTACGTGGACTGAGGTAGAAGACGAACACCTGTCCCAAGTCCCTGGCAGCTCCCTCCACCCCACTGGATTCTTTCCCCTGAATTTCCTGCTCAGCTCCCTTCACATCTGCAATTTTCAATCCGACTCTTCTTCTCTCTGCATCTTGGGTTCCCCTTATGAAAACTGGGGGTGAAGCAGTGGGAATGACAGTGTCTGCCTTTCTGGGGAGGGGTGACCACGTATGCGGTAATCCCTGCCCAGGGTGGAGAACCGTGCCAACACCGAGGACTCTCAGTGGCTTCATACATTCTGGAAATGTTTATCCAGCATTTGTTTTAGGTGCCGCAGATCCAATCCCATCTGTATTCCTGCAGCTTTATATGCCTTgagaaacaggaaacaaacaaacaaaaagcagcaaAGTATGGGGAATGGAGATCCCAGCTCTGCAGAGAAATCTGGCAAGGAAAAGGAGATAGGAAAAGTGAGGGGAAGGCTGCAATTTTAAGCTCAGTGCTCAGGGGAGACTCATGGAGAAGGTGACCTTTGAGCGAGAactgggaggaggcagagcttcGGGCAGGACCCAGGCCCCAGCCTCCGTCTTTGCCCCACACTAAACATGACCCAGCAGTTGTGATCAGGGCATTCACCCTCTGCCTGGGGGGTATTGTGAAGGGCAGGGAGTCCAGCTCTGGAGCCCCTGCTGCCCTGGGAGCTGCCCAGTCCCCAGCCCAGCTTTCCCTCTCACCCTCAGGACTCACATCAACCCTGGTGGGGACAAAAGGCTGCAGCACTGTTGGGGCTCAAAATTCCCAGAAGACCACCATCCACTCAGCCCCTCCTGGGGTGCTTGTGGCCTCCTATACCCACTTCTGCTCCTCGGACCTGTGCAATAgtgccagcagcagcagcgtTCTGCTGAACTCCCTCCCTCCTCAAGGTATGGGATCCAGGGCCGTGGAGAAATGAGGCCCAGACACACAGAGACTCTGGCCCAAGGTGGCCAGCTGCTCTGAGCACAAAGTCATGTACCCCCACCTTCCCTCTGCTCCCCAGCTGCCCCTGTCCCAGGAGACCGGCAGTGTCCTACCTGTGTGCAGCCCCTTGGAACCTGTTCAAGTGGCTCCCCCCGAATGACCTGCCCCAGGGGCGCCACTCATTGTTATGATGGGTACATTCATCTCTCAGGAGGTGAGTGCTGCAAGCAGGGCCCCAAGGATGAAGGCACTGgtggcctggactcctgggtctgagggaggaggggctgggggcctggactcctggtcCGAGGGAGGAGgcgctgggggcctggactcctggtccgagggaggaggggctgggggcctggactcctggtctgagggaggaggcgctgggggcctgggctcctggtcccagggaggaggggctgggtgcCTGGACTCctggtctgagggaggaggggctgggggccgggGCTCCTGGGTCTGAGGAGCTGAGgctctggactcctgggtctgaggtaGGAGGgactgggggcctggactcctgggtctgagggaggaggggctgggggcctggaccccTGGGTCTGAGGAGCTGGAGCTGGGGGTCTGGGCTCCtcggtctgagggaggagggtctggggcctggactcctgggtttACAACTTGGCTGGGCTGTACTCTGTGTCCTTTCTGACTTGGTCTTCTCCCTCTAGGTGGGCTGTCCACCAAAATGAGCATTCAGGGCTGCGTGGCCCAACCTTCCAGCTTCTTGTTGAACCACACCAGACAAATCGGGATCTTCTCTGCGCGTGAGAAGCGTGATGTGCAGCCTCCTGCCTCTCAGCATGAGGGAGGTGGGGCTGAGGGCCTGGAGTCTCTCACTTGGGGGGTGGGGCTGGCACTGGCCCCAGCGCTGTGGTGGGGAGTGGTTTGCCCTTCCTGCTAACTCTATTACCCCCACGATTCTTCACCGCTGCTGACCACCCACACTCAACCTCCCTCTGACCTCATAACCTAATGGCCTTGGACACCAGATTCTTTCCCATTCTGTCCATGAATCATCTTCCCCACACACAATCATTCATATCTACTCACCTAACAGCAACACTGGGGAGAGCCTGGAGCATCCGGACTTGCCCTATGGGAGAGGGGACGCTGGAGGAGTGGCTGCATGTATCTGATAATACAGACCCTGTCCTttctcccagtgctgggatttctCCATGTGAGGGGGCAGCAGGACACCCAGGGATCTAGCgtgggggaggagaggagcctAATGAGAAAATGACCATCTAAAGCCTGCCCTTCATTGGTCTGGTTCACGTCTCCAAACCAGCTTGGATGGTAGCAGAGACTTCAGGGTGCTCCAGCCAAACGTATTTGGGCATCACCATGACCTGGGAGGGGAAGATGCACTGAGACGTATGAGGCTTCCAGCCTAGCAGCCAGGGCCCTAGCACAAACAGGAGGCTCGCCCCATCTGAGCAACTGCAGGAGAGGTtagtacagtcatgcattgcttaacgaCAGGGACGTGTCGTTAGAAATGTGTCGTTAGGTGATTTTATGACCATAGGAACATTGTAGCGTGCACTTACACCAACCCAGATGGTACAGCCCAATACACACCCAGGATGGACGCTAGAGTCgactgctcctaggctacaagcctGCAGTGCATGTTATGGtgtgaatactgcaggcaatctTAACACCACGGCAAGTATTTGTGCATCTACacacatctaaacatagaaaaggtacagcatAAATACACTATTGTCATCTCAGCAGACCACCGTTCTATACGCAATTCGTCGCTGAC
The DNA window shown above is from Homo sapiens chromosome 19, GRCh38.p14 Primary Assembly and carries:
- the CD177 gene encoding CD177 antigen precursor, which translates into the protein MSAVLLLALLGFILPLPGVQALLCQFGTVQHVWKVSDLPRQWTPKNTSCDSGLGCQDTLMLIESGPQVSLVLSKGCTEAKDQEPRVTEHRMGPGLSLISYTFVCRQEDFCNNLVNSLPLWAPQPPADPGSLRCPVCLSMEGCLEGTTEEICPKGTTHCYDGLLRLRGGGIFSNLRVQGCMPQPVCNLLNGTQEIGPVGMTENCDMKDFLTCHRGTTIMTHGNLAQEPTDWTTSNTEMCEVGQVCQETLLLLDVGLTSTLVGTKGCSTVGAQNSQKTTIHSAPPGVLVASYTHFCSSDLCNSASSSSVLLNSLPPQAAPVPGDRQCPTCVQPLGTCSSGSPRMTCPRGATHCYDGYIHLSGGGLSTKMSIQGCVAQPSSFLLNHTRQIGIFSAREKRDVQPPASQHEGGGAEGLESLTWGVGLALAPALWWGVVCPSC